In the Nocardioides panaciterrulae genome, ACCAGCGCCGCCGGTGGCTGCACCGGCTCGTCGTCGGGGTCGTGGATCACGATCCCGCCGATCTCGCCGTCGTGCTCGGGGTCGCCCGCGAGCAGCTCGAGCAGCGAGTCGCCCAGGTCATGGAGGACCCGGCCCAGGCTCGCACGGGGTCGATGACTCACGGGCTCCAGCGTATTCATGCGCGGGGGGACTCCTTGCCCGGCCTCGGTGACAGCCGCCCGGCCGCGGGAGGCGCGAGCCGGCGTACGACTCAGAGCGCGATCCACTCCGTGGCGGTCGTGACCTCCTCGAGCACGTCGGGGACCGGCGTGACGCCCAGGCCCGGCCCGTCCGGGACGTCCATGTAGCCCTCGGAGATCGTCAGCGCCTCGGTGATGTCGGTGCGGTAGAACCGGTCGGAGGCCGAGATGTCGCCCGGCAGCGTGAATCCGGGCAGCGCGCCCAGGGCGGCGTTCGCGGCCCGGCCCAGACCGGTCTCGACCATCCCGCCGCACCACACGGCGAGCCCGTGGGCCGCGGCCAGGTCGTGGATGCGGACCGCCTCGAGGTAGCCGCCGACCCGACCCGGCTTGATGTTGATGATCGAGCACGCGCCGAGCGAGATGGCGGCGGCGGCGGTCTGCGCCGACACGATCGACTCGTCGAGGCAGACGGGCGTGCGGATCTGCCGCGCGAGCTCGGCGTGACCGAGCACGTCCTCCTCCTCGAGCGGCTGCTCGATGAGCAGCAGGTCGAACGCGTCCAGCCGGGCGAGGTGCCGCGCGTCCCGCAGCGTGTACGCCGTGTTCGCGTCGACCTGGAGGAGCAGGTCGTCACCGAAGCGCTCGCGGACGGCGCGTACCGGCTCCACGTCCCAGCCCGGCTCGATCTTCAGCTTGATCCGGACGTAGCCGGCATCGAGGTAGCCGCCCACCACGTCGAGCAGGGCCGGGATGCTGTCGTGGATGCCGACCGAGACGCCCGACGGGACGCGGTCGTGGACCGCCCCCAGCTCGCGGGCCCACGACCGGCCGGCCGCGCGCAGCTCCGCGTCGAGCACCGCCATCTCGAGGGCCGCCTTGGCCATCCTGTGGCCCTTGAACTTGTGCAGCACGGCGTTGACGGCGGGCGCCCCGTGCCGCTGCAGCTCCTCGGCGGCGTCCGAGAGGGCCGGTAGCAGGAACCGGCGCAGCACGTCGGCCGTCGCGTCGACGTACTCGGAGGAGTAGAGCGGGTCCGCCATGGCGACGCACTCCCCCCAGCCCTCACCGTCCGCGGTGACGGCGCGCAGCAGCAGGATGTCCCGCGCCGTCTGGGTGCCGAACGACGTCCGGAAGGGCGACACCAACGGCATCGCGATGCGTCGCAGCTCCACGCCCTCGAGCTTCACGTTCACTGGCAAGCGTCTCCTTCGTACGGCAGGACGAGATAGCCCTGCTCCTTGTCGAACCCGGCGACGCGGCCGCCGGCCTGCAGCGCGACGAGCAGCTGGTCGCGCACCTTGGTGCGCCAGCCCCGGGCCTGCTCGGGATCGGCGAGGCGCAGCGCCTCGATGTCACGCGGCACGTGCACCCAGGAGGCGGCGGCACCGCTCGGCACCACCGCGCGCACCCGGGTGCCGGCGCACGCGGCGTCGACCTCGGGCGTGGCCAGCGACCAGTGGACCAGGATGCGATCGCTCTCGTCGTGACGGTTGATGCCGTCGGTCATCGCACCGTAGAAGTCGGGGAGGTACTCCGCGACGCGCGCCCCGAGCTTGGCGAGGTTGAAGTAGGCGTTGCGGGAGACGAGCGGGTCGTAGGTCCACTCCATCAGCTCGATGCCGCGGTCGAGGCACCACGCGCGCTGGTGGAGCTTGAGCGCGAAGCCCGCGTGCCGGCCGGCCACGGCCGGGGTCACGCCGGCGATGTGGCTGTGCATCGTGCGGGCGGCCGGGGTGGAGTGGAAGCCGACACAGACCCCGACCATCGCGCCGTCCGGGCGGTCCGCGTCGTACGCGCCGGCGACGTAGCTCTCCGCCTTGCCCATCGCGCGCAGCAGCTCGGCGCTCATCGGAGGGTTGTCGGGCACCCCCCAGATCCGGCCGAGCACCGCCGCGGCCTCCTGCAGCTCCCCGACCCCCGAGAGCTCGCGTACGGCGACGCGGGCCCGGACGGCCGCCGCGTCGTACGACGCCCATGCCTGCGTGGTCATCCCCGCTCCCCGTGTGGTGCCAGCAGGTCCTCGAGCAGTGCCCGGAGCAGGACGGTGCGGTCGACCAGCCGGCCGACGAGGACGTGCTCGTCGTCCGCGTGCGCCCCGCCGCCGACGGCGCCGAGGCCGTCGAGGGTCGGGGTGCCGACGCCGCCGGTGAAGTTGCCGTCGGAGGCCCCGCCCACCGACGCCCGGGTGGGCTCCGGCAGCCCGAGCCGGGCGGCGACCGCCCGGACCCGCTCGAAGAGCCCGAGCGACGCGCTCTCCTCCAGCGGGGGCCGGTTGATGCCGCCGTTGACGTGTACCTTCGCCCCCGCCAGCACTGGCCGCAGCGACCGCAGCGCCGCGTCCACCCGCTCCTGCTCGACCGCGGTCCACGCCCGTACGTCGACCGCGAACCGCGCGCTTGCAGGCACGGTGTTGGTGGTGGTGCCGGAGGTCGCCGCGGTGGTGGTCACCGTCGTGCCGGCGGCCGGGTCGGCCATGCCGGCGACAGCGAGGACCTGGTGGGCCAGCTCGATGGTCGCGTTCACGCCCTTCTCGGGCTCCAGCCCGGCGTGGGCCGCCCGGCCGACGACGTCGATCTCATAGAGGGACACGCCCTTCCGGGCGGTCTTGAGCGAGCCACCGGCGGCCGAGGCCTCCAGCACCAGCACCGCCGAGGCCGTGCGGGCCTCGTCCTCGATCAGCTCCCGCGAGGTCGCCGAGCCCAGCTCCTCGTCACCGGTGACCAGCAGGGTCACCCCCGGCGGGGTCGGCGAGGCCGGCGATGGCGTGCAGCGCCATCGTGAGCCCGGCGAGCATGTCGAAGCAGCCGGGTCCACGCAGCACACCGCCGGTGACGGTGAACGGCGCCCGCTCGAGCGTCCCCACCGGCCACACGGTGTCGTGGTGGGCGAGCACCAGCACCGTGCCCGCCGCCCGCGCGTCCCCGAACCGCCAGCGCAGGTGGTGGACGCCGCCGATCACGATGCGTTCGGGTGCCACGCCGAGCCGCTCCGTGCCGAGCCGGGCCACCAGGTCGGCCGACCGCTCGACCGCGCCCAGGTCGCTCGAGGGCGACTCGCACTCGACGAGCTCACGCAGGTCGGCGAGCAGGGCGTCGAGCGCCGGGGTGGAGCTCGTGGTCCCGATCGTCATCAGGCTGGCTTCTTCGGGGTGGCTCGGGCGCCGAAGTGGATGTACTCCTCGCCGGTGGGCAGCGAGTAGAAGCGGACCGGGTAGTAGGCCTCGCTCTTGTCCGGCTTGACCGCGAAGAGCGCCTCGGCGACCGGGATCAGCTCGTGTGTCTCCGGCTCGGCATCGCCCGAGGCCTCCGCCACCGGCCCGGAGACGGTCGTGCGCATCCAGGTCCGGCCGTCCTCGACGTAGACCTCCTCGACCACGGACTCGCGGGCGTAGGTCCCGAGGTACGGCGTGGGGTCGACCTCGACCGGCTCGGCCGGAAGCTCGAACGGGGCGGGGAGGTGCACGTCGACGAGGGCGGAGAAGATCTCCTCGTAGAGCTCCTGGTAGAGCGGGATCGCGCTGCCGATGTTGGTGTTGACCGA is a window encoding:
- a CDS encoding M20/M25/M40 family metallo-hydrolase codes for the protein MTIGTTSSTPALDALLADLRELVECESPSSDLGAVERSADLVARLGTERLGVAPERIVIGGVHHLRWRFGDARAAGTVLVLAHHDTVWPVGTLERAPFTVTGGVLRGPGCFDMLAGLTMALHAIAGLADPAGGDPAGHR
- a CDS encoding GNAT family N-acetyltransferase: MTTQAWASYDAAAVRARVAVRELSGVGELQEAAAVLGRIWGVPDNPPMSAELLRAMGKAESYVAGAYDADRPDGAMVGVCVGFHSTPAARTMHSHIAGVTPAVAGRHAGFALKLHQRAWCLDRGIELMEWTYDPLVSRNAYFNLAKLGARVAEYLPDFYGAMTDGINRHDESDRILVHWSLATPEVDAACAGTRVRAVVPSGAAASWVHVPRDIEALRLADPEQARGWRTKVRDQLLVALQAGGRVAGFDKEQGYLVLPYEGDACQ
- a CDS encoding M20/M25/M40 family metallo-hydrolase, giving the protein MTLLVTGDEELGSATSRELIEDEARTASAVLVLEASAAGGSLKTARKGVSLYEIDVVGRAAHAGLEPEKGVNATIELAHQVLAVAGMADPAAGTTVTTTAATSGTTTNTVPASARFAVDVRAWTAVEQERVDAALRSLRPVLAGAKVHVNGGINRPPLEESASLGLFERVRAVAARLGLPEPTRASVGGASDGNFTGGVGTPTLDGLGAVGGGAHADDEHVLVGRLVDRTVLLRALLEDLLAPHGERG
- the menC gene encoding o-succinylbenzoate synthase, whose translation is MNVKLEGVELRRIAMPLVSPFRTSFGTQTARDILLLRAVTADGEGWGECVAMADPLYSSEYVDATADVLRRFLLPALSDAAEELQRHGAPAVNAVLHKFKGHRMAKAALEMAVLDAELRAAGRSWARELGAVHDRVPSGVSVGIHDSIPALLDVVGGYLDAGYVRIKLKIEPGWDVEPVRAVRERFGDDLLLQVDANTAYTLRDARHLARLDAFDLLLIEQPLEEEDVLGHAELARQIRTPVCLDESIVSAQTAAAAISLGACSIINIKPGRVGGYLEAVRIHDLAAAHGLAVWCGGMVETGLGRAANAALGALPGFTLPGDISASDRFYRTDITEALTISEGYMDVPDGPGLGVTPVPDVLEEVTTATEWIAL